The uncultured Bacteroides sp. DNA segment GAAAGAACAATGAAAGATTTGATTATGATGAACTTATGCACCTCCCATCCCACTAACGGCACGTCAAACATTGTACCGGCAAGTACATTCGGTACAAAAGCAGACAATAAAATGAAAGGCAGGAAGATCAGGCTGGAGAATAGCGTATTCAAAAACAGTACCGGCAAAACGGCATTTCCTTTTAGCGAATGCTTCTTGAATACATCATAGAAGCCTAATAAAGCCGCTGAAAGAAAAGCAAATAATAACCACATCTCTTTATTCTAATTTTAGATAATACATTTCAATTACTCCTCAAAGATATCTTCGGGGTATTCCACATCAACAAGAAACAGCGCATGCCCCGGAGCAGAACTCCCCGCTTTATTACGATCTTGTTGCTCTATGACTTTTTGAAATCCTTCCACATCTATTTTTCCGCGGCCCACTTCGATAAGTGTTCCCACAATGGCGCGTACCATGTTTCGCAGAAAGCGGTCGGCACGAATGGTAAACACCCATGTCGTCTCATCCTGCTGCGTCCATTCGGCCTGCATCATCTGACACAAGTTTGTTTTCACATCCGTGTGCACTTTGCTAAAACTGGTAAAATCGGCATAGCGAAATAAGGTTGCGGCAGCTTCATTCATCTTTTCAAAATCGAGTTCACCATACAATCTCCAGTGGTATTGTCGATTGAATGCGTACTTTGCCGTCGTTACGTAATACTTATATGTACGCGATCTGGCAGCAAACCGTGCGTGCACATCCGATCTTACCCGCTTCACATGAAAAACGGATATATCCGGGGGAAGCATGCGATTCAACCTCTCAGTCAGAAAATCAACATCAATCAGTTCACCCTCAAAATCGAAATGAGCCACCATAAGCGAAGCATGCACGCCGGCATCCGTTCGTCCGGCACCAATTACCCTCATTTCTTTCCGGAGAACAACAGACAATGCTTTCTCCAGACATTCTTGTACACTAATACCATTTGGCTGAATTTGCCAACCGTGATAATTTGTTCCGTCGTAAGCTAAATAGATAAAATATCGTTGCACTACTTTTGTTTCTTGGTTTTCAATGCGCAAAGGTACAACTTTTCGAGCTATTCATCCTTGCTAAGTATAGGCTAATCTTATTCTAGCGCAATATTAACCGATCAGAACAGGATTAGTAAGACTAAAGGTTACTAATACTAAGTCCTGATTCTACTAACATTTGTTGGTCACACAGCCGTGTGATAATGGTCACGCAATTGCAGTACCATTGTCACACAGACATGTGATCATTATCACGCAATTGCGTGACCACGTAGCTTTCGTATAAAATCTTCTTATGCAGTGTATTCTATCAGTTTAGTTCTAGTATTAAAAGAGTTTATTTCTTCTACTTTTTCATTCGCGACCATTAATTATAAGAAAAAAATCAGGTACATTTGTCTTTTGATTAACTACGTATTACCTTTATATAGAATAAAAACATGGCAAAGCAATTTAAGCCCGAAACCTTATGCGTACAAGCAGGTTGGGAGCCGAAAAAAGGGGAGCCTCGTGTGCTACCTATTTATCAAAGTACAACCTTTAAATATGAGACAAGCGAACAGATGGCCCGCTTGTTCGACTTAGAAGAAAGTGGCTATTTCTACACCCGCCTACAAAACCCGACGAACGATGCAGTGGCCAAAAAGATCACCGCTCTCGAAGGAGGCGTTGGAGGCATGCTCACCTCAAGCGGACAAGCAGCCAATTTTTATGCTCTATTCAATATTTGCCAGGCAGGCGACCATTTTGTCTGTTCATCAGCCATTTATGGAGGAACATTCAACCTGTTTGCCGTCACCATGAAGAAGCTGGGCATCAATGTCACCTTCATCAGCCCTGATGCAACAGAGGAAGAAATATCATCGGCTTTCCAGCCCAACACCAAAGCTCTTTTTGGTGAGACTATTTCTAACCCTTCATTAGACGTTCTCGATATTGAAAAATTTGCCCGCATAGCCCATAAGCATGGCGTGCCGTTGATTGTAGATAATACATTTCCAACACCGATCAACTGCCGCCCGTTTGAATGGGGAGCAGACATAATAGTGCATTCTACCACAAAGTACATGGATGGGCACGCCACCTCGGTAGGCGGTTGCATTGTTGATAGTGGAAACTTCGACTGGGAGGCAAATGCCGATAAGTTTCCCGGACTATGCACCCCCGATGAATCCTATCACGGGCTGACCTACTCAAAAGCTTTCGGAAAGATGGCGTACATCACCAAAGCAACCTCACAGCTGATGCGCGATTTGGGTAGTACTCAAAGTCCTCAAAATGCGTTCTTACTCAACATCGGACTGGAAACATTGCATCTGCGTATGCCGCAACATTGCAAGAATGCGCAAAAGGTTGCAGAATACCTTCAGGCAAGTGACAAAGTAGCATGGGTAAACTACTGTGGCCTACCCGATAATAAGAACTACGAACTAGCACAGAAGTATCTGCCCAATGGCTCTTGCGGAGTGATCTCGTTCGGATTGAAAGGAGAACGCAACTTAGCCACTAAATTTATGGATTCACTGCAACTGGCGGCTATCGTTACACACGTGGCAGATGCCCGCACTTGTGTGCTTCATCCGGCCAGCCATACTCATCGCCAACTTTCCGATGAGCAATTAATCGAAGCCGGCGTTCGTCCTGATCTGATCCGCCTATCCGTAGGTATAGAAAATGCGGACGACATTATTGCCGATATAGAGCAAGCGCTAAATTAAGTAAAAAAGGACTTTTTTTACGTGCTAAATCAACGCAAAAAAGTCATATTTAGAAGCGAATTATAACAATTATGGCTACATTTGCGGATAATCAATAACTAAAGCAATAATAAAACTCTTATGGCTAAAATTACGAAAGAAGCAGCCTTGCTTTATCACTCTCAAGGCAAACCGGGGAAAATAGAAGTGGTACCGACAAAACCGTATAGTACACAAACAGATCTTTCTCTAGCCTACTCTCCGGGAGTAGCCGAGCCTTGTCTCGAGATAGAAAAAAATCCGCAAGATGCTTATAAGTATACGGCCAAAGGAAATCTAGTAGCAGTTATCTCTAACGGAACAGCCGTATTAGGGCTGGGAGATATTGGCGCACTCAGTGGAAAACCTGTGATGGAAGGTAAAGGATTGCTCTTTAAAATCTATGCCGGCATTGATGTTTTTGACATTGAGGTAGATGAAAAAGATCCTGAGAAATTTATTGCAGCAGTAAAAGCCATCGCTCCAACTTTTGGAGGTATTAATCTCGAAGATATAAAAGCACCTGAGTGCTTTGAAATAGAACGCCGCCTGAAAGAAGAATTGGACATTCCGGTGATGCACGATGATCAACATGGAACAGCCATCATCTCAAGTGCCGGATTAATCAATGCCCTTCAAGTTGCAGGAAAAAAAATAGAAGAAGTAAAAATAGTAGTAAACGGAGCCGGTGCGTCAGCCGTATCGTGTACCAAACTGTATGTTTCATTGGGCGCCCGTCTTGAGAACATTGTGATGCTCGACAGCAAAGGTGTAATCGGTAAAGCACGTACCGACTTGAACGAACAAAAGCGCTATTTTGCTACAGACCGAACAGATATTCGCACACTGGAAGAAGCGATAAAAGGAGCAGATGTGTTTCTGGGGCTCTCCAAAGGCAATGTGCTGACAACAGACATGGTAAAGAGCATGGCCTCCACTCCTATTGTATTCGCATTGGCCAATCCAGTGCCTGAGATTGCTTACGAAGATGCAATGGCTTGCCGCCCGGACGTATTGATGTCAACAGGTCGTTCCGATTATCCTAATCAAATAAATAATGTGATCGGATTCCCATACATCTTCCGTGGAGCATTGGATACACAAGCCCGTGCCATCAATGAAGAGATGAAGATTGCCGCTGTTTATGCCATAGCCAACTTAGCCAAACAACCGGTGCCGGACGTGGTTAACGAAGTGTATCATGTAAGCAGCCTTACATTCGGACCGGAATATTTCATTCCGAAGCCGGTAGATCCACGATTGATAACGGAAGTATCTATGGCTGTTGCCAAAGCTGCTATGGAATCGGGTGTAGCTCGCAACAACATTGAAGATTGGGACGCATACAAACTCCGCTTGCTTGAATTAATGGGATATGAGTCGAAACTGACCCGCCAACTTCATGAACTGGCACGCCAAGACCCGCAACGTGTGGTTTTTGCCGAAGGTGGGCATCCGAACATGCTCAAAGCGGCAGTGGAAGCTAAAGCCGAAGGTATTTGCCATCCTATTCTATTGGGTAATGACGAACGTATTCACAAAATAGCGAAAGAACTCGATCTGAATCTGGAAGGTGTCGAAATTGTCAACCTTCGCCATGATTCCGAGACTGAACGCCGTGAACGCTACGCACATATCCTAGCGGAAAAACGTTCAAGAGAAGGAGCTACTTACGAAGAAGCCAACGACAAGATGTTTGAGCGCAACTATTTTGGTATGATGATGGTCGAAACAGGTGAAGCCGATGCCTTCATTACCGGATTATATACAAAGTACACCAATACGATAAAAGTAGCTAAAGAAGTAATAGGTATTCGTCCCGGATACAAACATTTCGGAACGATGCACATTCTGAACTCTAAGAAAGGCACTTATTTCTTAGCAGACACGCTGATTAACAGGCATCCGGACACAGAGACTCTTACCGATGTGGCTAAATTGGCCGTAGACACGGTTCGATTCTTCAATCATACTCCGGTAATGGCCATGCTGTCATATTCCAACTTCGGTTCTGACCAAGTGGGCAGTCCGTCTAAAGTACATGAAGCAATAGCATATATGCACGAAAAGTATCCGGAATTGGCTATTGATGGTGAGATGCAAGTAAACTTTGCGATGGACCGTGAACTTCGGGATGCTAAATATCCATTTACCCGCCTGAAAGGAAAAGATGTAAACACATTGATCTTCCCCAATTTAAGTTCTGCAAATTCAGGTTATAAGCTAATTCAGGCTATGACTCAAACAGAATTGATCGGACCGATTCAGATGGGATTAAATAAGCCCATTCACTTTACCGACATTGAAAGTTCCGTGCGCGACATCCTGAATATTACCGCCGTAGCCGTAATAGACGCCATTGTATACAAGAAAAAAGCCGGCAAAGAATGAAGAAACCTCTTTCCAAATCACAAATAGTATGCGTCATCCTCTTATGGATGGCGCTTTGCTATATCGTACTGGTCTATTCCGAACGCATTGACGGACCGATAATTGTTACTTTAGCTGTTTCTGCTGCATTCGTATTTATACCTGTGTATAAATCTTTAAGAAAGAATAAATAACACCTTTATATTCGATTTTGACACAATAAACAGATGAATTGACGTTTTATAGGGCATTCTATTTATAATTTATTTGAATACTCGCTTTTTATCATTACTTTTGCAAACGAAGTAAACTTACAACAACCAACAAAAGACAAAATTAATGAATGCAGCTAAAGTGTTAGATGCCTTGAAACACCGTTTCCCAAACGAAGCGGAGTATCATCAGGCGGTAGAAGAAGTCCTTACTACCATTGAAGAAGAGTACAACAAACACCCGGAGTTTGACAAGGCCAATCTCATCGAGCGTCTCTGTATACCGGACAGAGTGTATCAATTCAGAGTAACGTGGGTAGACGACAAAGGTAACGTGCAAACCAACATGGGGTATCGGGTACAGCATAACAATGCTATCGGCCCGTACAAAGGTGGCATTCGTTTCCACAGTTCAGTGAACCTTTCCATCTTGAAGTTTTTGGCGTTTGAACAGACATTCAAAAACTCACTGACTACTCTTCCTATGGGGGGTGGCAAAGGAGGTTCGGACTTTTCACCACGTGGAAAATCAACAGCTGAGGTTATGCGCTTTGTTCAATCATTCATGCTTGAGCTGTGGCGTCATATCGGTCCGGAGACAGATGTTCCCGCTGGCGACATAGGCGTAGGAGGCCGCGAAATCGGCTTCATGTTTGGAATGTACAAAAAGCTCACGCGCGAGTATTCCGGAACGTTTACCGGCAAAGGACGTGAGTTCGGCGGTTCACTGATCCGTCCCGAAGCAACCGGATATGGGAATATCTACTTCTTGATGGAGATGTTGAAGTCCAAGGGTACCGACTTAAAAGGAAAAATTTGCTTGGTGTCAGGCTCAGGTAATGTGGCCCAATACACAGCAGAGAAAGTGTTGGAGCTCGGAGGCAAAGTGGTTACTATGTCCGATTCGGATGGATATATCTATGATCCGGATGGCATAGACAGCGAGAAGCTAAATTACATCATGGAGCTAAAGAACCTGAACCGCGGACGTATCCGTGAATATGCGGAAACGTATGGTTGCAAATACGTAGAAGGAGCAAAACCTTGGGGAGAAAAAGGGGATATCGCCCTCCCATCGGCTACACAAAATGAGCTGAATGGCGACCACGCCCGCCAGTTGATTGCCAATGGCTGTATAGCAGTAAGTGAAGGAGCCAACATGCCTTCTACACCCGAAGCCATTAAGGTGTTTCAAGATGCTAAGATATTGTATGCGCCCGGAAAAGCGGCTAATGCCGGAGGAGTATCAGTATCGGGTTTAGAAATGACTCAGAACGCTATCAAACTAAGTTGGAGTGCGGAGGAAGTAGATGAAAAACTGAAGAGCATCATGAAAAGCATTCACGAAGCTTGCGTGCAATACGGAACAGAAGCGGATGGCTATGTAAATTACGTGAAAGGTGCCAATGTGGCCGGATTCATGAAAGTAGCCAAGGCAATGATGGCGCAAGGCATTTTATAAATAAGAGTCTTATAATCAGCAAACCGATATAAGTCTATAGCTGAACCGATCGGCTTCCTAACAGAAGTCGGTCGGTTCTTTTTGTTATTCTTTGGGTTTAAACACCACGCCCTTCTTCGTTCGCCCATCCATCTTTACCACCACCGGATTGCTGAACCTGACATGCCGCAAGTAGTTCGTCTCGCTCACAGCAGGTTGAGCATTCAGGAATGCCTGATCATACACCCCCTCATTCATAAAAGCATTAATCGTGAAATAGCCCACACCAAAGGATGTTAGGTTTTGAAAGAAATGAGTTCCCTGACTCGGATCAACCCGATAATTCGTTAACCCGGCCTCAACGATTACCCTTGCAGCAGAGATGTGAGGCCACTTCACCGGTATGCCCAACCACGTATCACTACTTCCCCATCGGCCCGGACCAATCAGGACATAGTTCTTTCCTGTATTCAAGAATTGTTTGTTCAACTTCTCTATTTCATAAGCGATAGTCTGGTTATTGGACGCACTGTAATTCTCCGTCTTCACATAAATCACATCATAGATATCACTCGTTATACCATTCCCCAAAGAATTGTCCGAACGAAGAATCAACCGTTCATCGGCGATGGCAGCCAAATCTTCATCCAGCACCTCTTTTGCATCCACAATCGGACGGATCTGTAGCAAGTAGAACGTTCCCGTACGCCCCTCATAATCCATCGTTGCTGCAAATTCTATTTCTATCGGTCGCCGCATTTCTTGCTGCCCATATTGCAACACAAATTGTAAGATACGCGCCAACGGAAAGACATCATGTTGCAAAATATTGGCAAAGGTAATCACCTTCCGTCCGCCGGGGTAAAGACCATCACGAATAACCTGATCCTGAGGATCATACGTGGAAGCAATATAGCGCAAAGAGCCATCCTTTTCCGCATCTTTCACCGAACATTTAAGTAGATTGAAGCCATCATCAATAGAGAAGTCTTGTCCCACATTCTTTAAATCCAAAGCATAGAAACGAGTTTGTGTCTCTTTCAGTGCTATCTCCATCTCACTGGTCTGCAACACCTGATGGGGATGATAAGGAGAGAAACGCAATGTGAGCCCACCATCTACAATGTACTTGCCCAAACCAAGAGCCAGGTTCACTGTTCCCTCTTCCGCCTTCTCTTCTCCGATAGGATAGAAATTAAGCGAACGAGCCACACCCGACATGGAAGGATAATACTTTTCGCCATACTGATTGCCCACCACCTCTTGAAGAATGACAGCCATTTTCTCCCGATCAATCACATTGGATGTGGCCTGCATATACGCCTTACTATCACTGAAATAGACAGAGGCATATACACCTTTAATCGCATCCGATAGCATCCGAAGCATCTCATATTTATCGTCCAGATAAGGAATCATATACGTATTGTAAATGCCCGCAAAAGGTTGATAGTGAGAATCTTCCAACAGACTAGACGAACGAATGGCAATGGGCGACTTTACCACATCAATAAAAGTGAAGAAATCTTCCACCAACCGATCGGGCAATTTAGCTTTAAGAAAGTACTTCAGAATCGTACGATCATCCAGATCAGACAGGGCAACCTGATACAAGTTATTTGTCTCCATAAACTCATCGAACACATCCGTACAAAGCACTACCGTTTTAGGAATAACAACGTGTGCATTCTCAAATTCCTCAAACTCCGGATGGCGCTTCACCATGTTATCAATAAAAGCCAGTCCACGCCCTTTGCCCCCCAAAGAACCATCGCCAATACGGGCAAAGTTTGAATATCGGTCAAAACGGTCGCGCTTAAAAATCGCCACCACTCCCTGATTCTTCATCTTCCGATACTTCACAATCGCTTCAAAAATAATCTTCCGGTGAGCATCTACATCCTGAAGACTATTCCAGGTAATCGGTTTAAGAAACTCCGCAACCGGAAACATCGCCCGTGAATAGAGCCAACGGGAAATGTGATTACGACTGATGTGATACAAAAAAGATTCAGCCGGAACAGCAAAAATAATGTTCTGAAGCTCTTTCAGGTTTTGCACCCGGGCTATCTTCTCCAGCGTATCCGGATTACGAAAGATAAAATCGCCAAAACCAAAGTTGTCGGAGACGATCTGCCGCAAGTCCACATCCATCTTCTTCGAGTTCTTATCAATGAAAGAAGCCCCATACCTGGATGCATACGCCGCATTTTCAGCCTCTGAAGATTGAATGATGAGCGGCACAAACGGATCTTCTTTCCGTATCTCCGCACATAGTTTAATACCTGCCAATGCATCTTTTTGTCCATTATGCGGAAAACGCACATCGGTAATCACCCCTAACACATTGTTCTTATATCGATAAAATATGTCCATCGCCTCTTCGTAGGTTCTGGCTAACACAATTTTCGGTCGCCCACGCATGCGCAAAGTACGTTGATGGGCGTTCAATGCTTCGGTAGAGAACTCCTGACTCTGCTTCAGCACAAACTTATATAAGTTCGGAAGCACAGACGAATAAAAGCGGATGCCATCTTCCACCAACAGGATGAGCTGTACGCCTACTTCCGCCACATCATGCTCCAAGTTCATTTTATCTTCTATCAGTTTGATGATGGACAGCAGTAAGTCAGTATTGCCCAGCCAACAAAACACATAATCGAATGCACTGAGATCCTCATTCGCTATCCGCTTGGTAACGCCATGACTAAAAGGAGTAAGAATAACAATCGGAATTTGCTCGTAACAAGCTTTAATATGACGCCCGATACCAAAACCATCATTGTCACCCGTTCCGGGCATACAAATAACCAAGTCAAACGGTATACTCGCTAGCAGTGCCAATGCCTCCTCTTCGGTAGAAACTTGCGAAAAACGAGGTGGATAACGCAATGAGAGTGAAGTATATTCATTGAATATTTTCTCATCAATACGCCCATCATCTTCCAACATAAACACATCATAAGGATTGGCGATAAGAAGCACATTGAAGATACGACGCGTCATCAGGTTAACAAACTGTGTATCTTTGAAGTAAAGTTGGTTTAATTTTAGTTTGCTGAGCATAATTTCGATATTGATAACTTGGTTATACACACAAAAATCGTTTTTTTTATCGGGATAGCCAATTAATTCCTGATTTTTATCTTCTCATATCCTTAGCTAACAGACCTCAAACGCCTCTTTTAAAGAGACCGGAATCAATTCCTATGCATAATAGTTGCATATATTATAAATTATACCGAATATTGTTCTTCTATTTATTCTACAGAAACAAAAAAGTAAAAATAGCAAAGATGAAAAAAACAACTTTATTACTAACCGGAATTATGGCGACAAGCATATCATGCGCGCAGCAAAAAGTGTTAACTTACCCTAGCACCTCAAAAGTAGATACCGTGGACACATACTTCGGTACGAAAGTTCCCGATCCTTATCGCTGGCTCGAAAATGATACTTCTTCTGCAACCGCAGCATGGGTAGAAGCAGAGAATAAGATAACAAATAGCTACCTTAACCAGATACCTTTCCGCAAAGAATTACTCAAACGACTTACTGAGCTGGCCGACTACGAAAAGATTGGTGCACCCTTTAAGAAACATGGGAAGTATTACTTCTACAAGAACAACGGATTACAAAACCAAAGCGTGCTCTATGTACAAGATTCTTTGAAAGGAGAAGCTCGCGTGTTTCTTGACCCCAATCAACTATCTACCGATGGAACAGTAGCCCTGACCAGCCTGTCGTTCTCGAATGATGGCAAGTATGCTGCCTACACCGTTTCCCGCAGCGGGTCAGACTGGAGAGAGATTTACGTAATGGATGCCGCTACCGGCAGTCTGCTAAGCGACCACATCACATGGGCTAAATTCACAGGAGCTTCATGGAAAGGAGATGGATTCTATTACAGCGCTTACGATGCACCGGTGAAAGGAAAAGAATTCTCAAACGTGAATGAATTTCACAAGATCTACTATCACAAAGTAGGCGAACCACAAGAGAAAGATCAGTTAGCCTATGAAAACAAAGCCTACCCCAAACGATTCTATACGGGCGACGTGAGTGAAGATGAAAAAGCATTGTTCATTTATGAATCGGGCGAAGGAAGAGGAAACGCACTCTTCATGAAGAACCTGACCAAAGAGAATGCACCCATTGTGCAGATTGCATCCGACTTTAACTTTGAGTATTCTCCTATAGAGGTTATAGGTGACAACATCTATTTCTATACCAACTACAATGCTCCCAAGAACAAGATTATGGTAGCCGACATCAACAATCCGGAACTGAAAGATTGGAAGGATCTTGTACCGGAAGCCGAACAGGTATTATCCGGTGCACAAGTGATCGGCGGCAAGCTCTTTTTGACTTACGATAAAGACGCATCCAACCATGCGTATGTATACGACTTAAACGGGAAAGAGTTGCAAGAAATCAAACTCCCTTCACTAGGATCAGTGAGTTTCAGTGGAGACAAAGATGATAAAGAATGCTTTTTCAATTTCACATCATTCACCATTCCCGGTGCTACCTATCAATATGATGTGGATCAAAACAGCTATAAGCTCTTCCGGGCACCAAATGTGAAGTTCAACTCAAACGATTTTGTGACCGAACAAATTTTCTTCCCGAGCAAAGATGGAGTAAAAGTACCCATGTTCCTTACCTATAAAAAAGGCTTGAAAAAGGACGGCAAGAATCCTGTATTCTTGTATGGCTACGGTGGCTTCAACATAAGCTTGTATCCAAGTTTCTCAACCGCCCGAATACCGTTTCTTGAGAACGGAGGTATTTATGTGCAAGTCAACTTGCGCGGTGGGAGCGAATATGGTGAAGCATGGCACATAGCCGGAACGAAGATGCAAAAACAAAATGTATTCAATGATTTCATTGCTGCTGCCGAATATCTGATTGATCAGAAGTACACGAATAGCAAAAAGATAGCAATTGTGGGAGGATCAAATGGTGGACTGCTGGTGGGTGCTTGTATGACCCAACGCCCCGAGCTCTTTCAAGTAGCTATTCCACAAGTGGGAGTGATGGATATGTTGAGGTATCACAAGTTCACCATTGGATGGAATTGGGCGAGCGACTATGGAACAAGCGAAGACAGCAAAGAGATGTTTGACTACCTCAAAGGATACTCTCCGCTTCATAACTTAAAGAAAGGGACCAAATATCCCGCAACGCTTGTAACGACAGCCGATCATGATGACCGTGTAGTACCGGCCCACTCTTTCAAATTTGCCGCTACTCTGCAAGAATGCAATGAC contains these protein-coding regions:
- the truA gene encoding tRNA pseudouridine(38-40) synthase TruA gives rise to the protein MQRYFIYLAYDGTNYHGWQIQPNGISVQECLEKALSVVLRKEMRVIGAGRTDAGVHASLMVAHFDFEGELIDVDFLTERLNRMLPPDISVFHVKRVRSDVHARFAARSRTYKYYVTTAKYAFNRQYHWRLYGELDFEKMNEAAATLFRYADFTSFSKVHTDVKTNLCQMMQAEWTQQDETTWVFTIRADRFLRNMVRAIVGTLIEVGRGKIDVEGFQKVIEQQDRNKAGSSAPGHALFLVDVEYPEDIFEE
- a CDS encoding O-acetylhomoserine aminocarboxypropyltransferase/cysteine synthase family protein, with product MAKQFKPETLCVQAGWEPKKGEPRVLPIYQSTTFKYETSEQMARLFDLEESGYFYTRLQNPTNDAVAKKITALEGGVGGMLTSSGQAANFYALFNICQAGDHFVCSSAIYGGTFNLFAVTMKKLGINVTFISPDATEEEISSAFQPNTKALFGETISNPSLDVLDIEKFARIAHKHGVPLIVDNTFPTPINCRPFEWGADIIVHSTTKYMDGHATSVGGCIVDSGNFDWEANADKFPGLCTPDESYHGLTYSKAFGKMAYITKATSQLMRDLGSTQSPQNAFLLNIGLETLHLRMPQHCKNAQKVAEYLQASDKVAWVNYCGLPDNKNYELAQKYLPNGSCGVISFGLKGERNLATKFMDSLQLAAIVTHVADARTCVLHPASHTHRQLSDEQLIEAGVRPDLIRLSVGIENADDIIADIEQALN
- a CDS encoding NADP-dependent malic enzyme, translating into MAKITKEAALLYHSQGKPGKIEVVPTKPYSTQTDLSLAYSPGVAEPCLEIEKNPQDAYKYTAKGNLVAVISNGTAVLGLGDIGALSGKPVMEGKGLLFKIYAGIDVFDIEVDEKDPEKFIAAVKAIAPTFGGINLEDIKAPECFEIERRLKEELDIPVMHDDQHGTAIISSAGLINALQVAGKKIEEVKIVVNGAGASAVSCTKLYVSLGARLENIVMLDSKGVIGKARTDLNEQKRYFATDRTDIRTLEEAIKGADVFLGLSKGNVLTTDMVKSMASTPIVFALANPVPEIAYEDAMACRPDVLMSTGRSDYPNQINNVIGFPYIFRGALDTQARAINEEMKIAAVYAIANLAKQPVPDVVNEVYHVSSLTFGPEYFIPKPVDPRLITEVSMAVAKAAMESGVARNNIEDWDAYKLRLLELMGYESKLTRQLHELARQDPQRVVFAEGGHPNMLKAAVEAKAEGICHPILLGNDERIHKIAKELDLNLEGVEIVNLRHDSETERRERYAHILAEKRSREGATYEEANDKMFERNYFGMMMVETGEADAFITGLYTKYTNTIKVAKEVIGIRPGYKHFGTMHILNSKKGTYFLADTLINRHPDTETLTDVAKLAVDTVRFFNHTPVMAMLSYSNFGSDQVGSPSKVHEAIAYMHEKYPELAIDGEMQVNFAMDRELRDAKYPFTRLKGKDVNTLIFPNLSSANSGYKLIQAMTQTELIGPIQMGLNKPIHFTDIESSVRDILNITAVAVIDAIVYKKKAGKE
- a CDS encoding NADP-specific glutamate dehydrogenase, whose protein sequence is MNAAKVLDALKHRFPNEAEYHQAVEEVLTTIEEEYNKHPEFDKANLIERLCIPDRVYQFRVTWVDDKGNVQTNMGYRVQHNNAIGPYKGGIRFHSSVNLSILKFLAFEQTFKNSLTTLPMGGGKGGSDFSPRGKSTAEVMRFVQSFMLELWRHIGPETDVPAGDIGVGGREIGFMFGMYKKLTREYSGTFTGKGREFGGSLIRPEATGYGNIYFLMEMLKSKGTDLKGKICLVSGSGNVAQYTAEKVLELGGKVVTMSDSDGYIYDPDGIDSEKLNYIMELKNLNRGRIREYAETYGCKYVEGAKPWGEKGDIALPSATQNELNGDHARQLIANGCIAVSEGANMPSTPEAIKVFQDAKILYAPGKAANAGGVSVSGLEMTQNAIKLSWSAEEVDEKLKSIMKSIHEACVQYGTEADGYVNYVKGANVAGFMKVAKAMMAQGIL
- a CDS encoding PEP/pyruvate-binding domain-containing protein, with the translated sequence MLSKLKLNQLYFKDTQFVNLMTRRIFNVLLIANPYDVFMLEDDGRIDEKIFNEYTSLSLRYPPRFSQVSTEEEALALLASIPFDLVICMPGTGDNDGFGIGRHIKACYEQIPIVILTPFSHGVTKRIANEDLSAFDYVFCWLGNTDLLLSIIKLIEDKMNLEHDVAEVGVQLILLVEDGIRFYSSVLPNLYKFVLKQSQEFSTEALNAHQRTLRMRGRPKIVLARTYEEAMDIFYRYKNNVLGVITDVRFPHNGQKDALAGIKLCAEIRKEDPFVPLIIQSSEAENAAYASRYGASFIDKNSKKMDVDLRQIVSDNFGFGDFIFRNPDTLEKIARVQNLKELQNIIFAVPAESFLYHISRNHISRWLYSRAMFPVAEFLKPITWNSLQDVDAHRKIIFEAIVKYRKMKNQGVVAIFKRDRFDRYSNFARIGDGSLGGKGRGLAFIDNMVKRHPEFEEFENAHVVIPKTVVLCTDVFDEFMETNNLYQVALSDLDDRTILKYFLKAKLPDRLVEDFFTFIDVVKSPIAIRSSSLLEDSHYQPFAGIYNTYMIPYLDDKYEMLRMLSDAIKGVYASVYFSDSKAYMQATSNVIDREKMAVILQEVVGNQYGEKYYPSMSGVARSLNFYPIGEEKAEEGTVNLALGLGKYIVDGGLTLRFSPYHPHQVLQTSEMEIALKETQTRFYALDLKNVGQDFSIDDGFNLLKCSVKDAEKDGSLRYIASTYDPQDQVIRDGLYPGGRKVITFANILQHDVFPLARILQFVLQYGQQEMRRPIEIEFAATMDYEGRTGTFYLLQIRPIVDAKEVLDEDLAAIADERLILRSDNSLGNGITSDIYDVIYVKTENYSASNNQTIAYEIEKLNKQFLNTGKNYVLIGPGRWGSSDTWLGIPVKWPHISAARVIVEAGLTNYRVDPSQGTHFFQNLTSFGVGYFTINAFMNEGVYDQAFLNAQPAVSETNYLRHVRFSNPVVVKMDGRTKKGVVFKPKE